In one window of Aceticella autotrophica DNA:
- a CDS encoding S-ribosylhomocysteine lyase, translating to MDIKVESFSLDHRTVKAPYVRKAGILTGPKGDIITKYDIRLTQPNVNAIPTGGLHTLEHLFAVYFREYMNDIIDISPMGCRTGFYMIKFGDTSVEEIKEVLKKVLNKVIESKEEDVPATNEIQCGNYRDHSLFTAKEYAKEVLSKIE from the coding sequence ATGGATATAAAAGTAGAAAGTTTTAGTCTTGACCATCGTACTGTTAAAGCACCATACGTGAGAAAAGCCGGTATTCTTACAGGACCTAAGGGTGACATCATAACAAAGTATGACATCAGGTTAACACAGCCTAATGTTAACGCGATTCCGACTGGCGGATTACACACGTTGGAGCATTTATTTGCGGTGTATTTTAGGGAATATATGAATGATATTATAGATATATCTCCAATGGGATGCAGAACAGGCTTTTATATGATAAAATTTGGTGACACTTCAGTTGAGGAAATAAAAGAGGTGCTGAAGAAGGTACTAAATAAGGTTATAGAGTCAAAAGAGGAGGATGTTCCTGCCACTAATGAGATACAATGCGGCAATTACCGAGACCATTCACTTTTTACGGCTAAAGAATATGCAAAAGAGGTCTTATCAAAGATAGAATAG
- a CDS encoding M20 metallopeptidase family protein: MLNILSEAKKIEDEIINLRRKIHMYPELGFEETKTSELVYSYLKDIGLEVKRIAKTGVVGLLKGNGDRTIAIRADMDALPIQEENDIDYASKIPGKMHACGHDVHTAILLGTAKLLSNMKDELKGNVKFIFQPAEETTGGALPMIEEGVLKDPDVDGIIGLHVDPGIEAGEIGITYGKAYASSDMFDITVKGKSGHGAEPHKAVDAIVIAGNIINALQTVVSRNINPFEPVVITIGSIKGGNARNIIADKVDMSGIIRMFDETKRDETVSKIKHLAENIVEAMGGSIEFSWIQGYPCLINDEKMIEVVKSSASSILRDTNIKNIMPTLGVEDFAYFTKYVPGCYYRLGCGNKEKGIDKPIHSNKFNIDEKCILIGMAVHVMTAINFLNEVKSECKHERILKKLFNYSDSL; encoded by the coding sequence ATAATAAATTTAAGACGCAAGATTCACATGTATCCTGAACTGGGCTTTGAGGAAACAAAGACATCAGAACTTGTATACAGTTATTTAAAGGATATTGGTCTTGAAGTAAAGAGGATAGCTAAGACAGGCGTCGTTGGCTTGTTAAAAGGAAACGGTGATAGGACAATAGCTATAAGAGCTGATATGGATGCGCTTCCGATTCAGGAGGAAAATGATATCGACTATGCATCAAAAATACCCGGTAAAATGCATGCATGTGGTCATGATGTACATACTGCCATACTGCTTGGGACAGCAAAACTCCTTTCAAATATGAAGGATGAACTGAAAGGTAATGTAAAGTTTATATTTCAGCCTGCGGAAGAAACCACCGGTGGAGCACTGCCTATGATTGAAGAAGGGGTTCTGAAAGATCCTGATGTTGATGGGATCATCGGGTTGCATGTTGACCCAGGAATTGAAGCGGGGGAAATAGGGATTACATATGGTAAGGCTTATGCCTCGTCAGATATGTTTGATATTACAGTAAAAGGTAAAAGCGGACATGGGGCTGAGCCTCACAAAGCCGTTGATGCGATAGTAATAGCAGGGAATATAATAAATGCACTTCAGACAGTTGTAAGCAGAAATATAAATCCTTTTGAGCCAGTAGTTATAACAATAGGCAGTATTAAAGGTGGAAATGCAAGGAATATTATTGCCGATAAGGTAGATATGTCTGGAATAATTCGCATGTTTGATGAAACAAAAAGGGATGAAACTGTATCAAAGATAAAACACCTTGCCGAAAATATTGTAGAAGCCATGGGTGGAAGTATTGAATTTTCATGGATTCAAGGTTATCCCTGTCTTATAAATGATGAGAAAATGATTGAAGTGGTAAAATCAAGTGCATCAAGCATACTAAGGGATACCAATATAAAAAATATTATGCCGACACTGGGTGTTGAGGATTTTGCATATTTTACGAAATATGTACCGGGATGCTATTACAGACTTGGATGCGGCAATAAAGAAAAGGGAATAGATAAACCTATACATAGTAACAAATTCAATATTGATGAAAAATGCATCTTAATCGGTATGGCAGTACATGTCATGACAGCCATTAATTTTTTAAATGAAGTAAAATCAGAATGTAAGCATGAACGCATTTTAAAAAAATTATTTAATTACAGTGATTCATTATGA